TTTTTCTAATAAGTCGTCAATGTACTTACTAACATAAGCCTGCTCTTCTATCTCCTTAGTTTCCCAAACCACCTCATCTACTGCTCTTTTTCCTAATTTCTGAGTTGCTGCTAAAGCTACTGTTTCCAGTTTATTTCCATTTGCAGAAATTAATCTTTCTGGGCTAGCTCCTATCCACAATCCCACTTTCGGAATATTAAAAATAGAAACAAAAGCACTCGGATAAGCCTCATTTAATTTTAAGAAATATGAAATAGCATTTTCCCTTCCTTCTTTATTCAGCAAATAAATTCTCGATAAAATTACCTTATCTAATTTTTTTTGTTTTAGCTCATTAAGCATACAGTTAATTTGTTCTGCATACTCTTCTCTCGAACTTTGGTGTAAATTAGATTCTTCAGCCACAAAATCTTCAATTGAATCAAAATTAGCTGTAAAAGGATGTTCAAAATTAATATCGTTACGAATAAAATAAGCTTTTTGTGGGCCATTCTTATCGAAAGGAGCAATTGCAAAGCCCTCTAATCCCTCTAAATCCGACAACTCCTCATAAGTTTCAGGCATCTGTTTAGTTTGAACTCCTGCTATAATTTCTTTTGTTTCGGGTAATGAATAAGCGAAAAATGAAACATTTTTATTGATGTATTTACGAAGAATATCTATTCGTTTATTGTTTATTAGTTGCAATGAATCCATTTCTATTTTTTAATGATCACATTGGTAAGTCGGCAAACTGAAATAAGTTTTTGCTGTTCGTTTACCACATTAATTTCAACAATATGTGTCATTTTTCCGCGATGAATAAATTTCGCTCTGGCAGTAACCTTTCCCTTACGAATACTTCTAATATGATTTACATTTATTTCCATACCTTTTACATCGTAAGTCTTCAAATCGGTATGAATAACCGACAGAGCACTTCCTGTAGATTCGGCCAAAGCAATAGTTGCTCCACCATGTAAAATTTTCATTGGTTGCCAATGATTCGACGTAACCTCCATTTCGGCAACTAAATAATCATCGCCAACTTCGGTATAAATAATTCCTAAATGCTCCATTAAGGTATCGGAACACATTTTATTTAAAATATCTAAAGTTTCGGTTTTATTAATCATAGCACAAAAATAGTGAAATCTTAGTTTTAAAAATATTTCCTTTAGCTATTAATTATCTTTAGTAATTATTACAAGAGCCAAAAAAAGCTCAATTTAAAATTGAGCTTTGCTAAGGAAAAATATCGTAAGATAAATTAATCAATTTTTACATTAACCGCATTTAATCCTTTTTTTCCTTCTACAACATCATAAGTTACATTATCACCTTGGTCGATTTTGTCGATCAAACCTGTTACATGAACAAAAATGTCTTCTTGTGTTTCACTGTTTTTAATGAATCCAAATCCCTTAGATTCGTTAAAAAATTTTACTGTACCTGTAGGCATTACTTAAAAAATTTAAAATTATTACGTAGTAAATGTACGTAATTAGATTTAAATACTAAACAAATATTTGATTATTTTCATTTTTATTGCAATACTAAATACAACACACATACAACACTGTTAACCTAACATTTAGCAGGATTTAAATATACATAACTATTTAGTTTTAGTAAAAAATAGTAAACTTTTAAACTATTAATACTTTGGTACTCCAAGATAAAAACATACATTTGTTACAAGCAAAATAAATCATGAGACAAATAAATATCAATAATAATTTTTTCAATAATCTGATGAATAATAATTCGTTGGAACAGGAAAGCTTATAGATATTTAAAAAAATACTTTATTAAAAGCCTTCCTTAAAAAATTTTAGGAAGGCTTTTTACATTTATACACTATGAATCATTTTTACTACAATATCAGCAATAATAACAATAATAATTCTCCTTCTGGGTGAGAAAGTATATTGCTATAATGCATTTTAAGCCTTTCTCTCCCATAGAGAAAGGCTTTTATTTTTTTATAACATTTTATCTAATAATCAAAATTAAAAAGCATGAAAAACTTAATTATCCCCAAAGGCTATAAAAGCTCTCTAAATCCGGAAGCTACCGAAAAAGCCATTAAATTTATTAAGGATCAGTTTCAATTACAATTATCGTCGGAGTTAAAATTAAGAAGAGTTACTGCACCTATGATTGTAATGAAAGGAACCGGATTAAACGATGACTTAAATGGAATAGAGCGTCCTGTATCTTTTCCAATTAAAGGCTTAGCGGATCAAACAGCCGAAGTTGTTCATTCTTTGGCTAAATGGAAAAGATACATGCTTGGTGAACTTCAGATTCCTGCCGGAAAAGGAATATATACAGACATGAATGCCTTGCGACCTGATGAAGATTTTACCAACCTGCACTCTATTTATGTAGATCAGTGGGATTGGGAAAAATCAATCAATAAAGAAGAACGACAACTTGAATTTCTTAAACAGAATGTGAAACAGATTTACGCATCCTTAAAAAGAACCGAATACCTGTTAAATGAATATTATCCGGCATTAAAACCACAATTGCCCGAGACAATTACTTTTATTCATGCAGAAGATCTTTTAGCTGACTATCCGGAGTTAAGCTCAAAGGAAAGAGAAAGTACAGTAGCTAAAAAATTTGGAGCCGTATTTATTATGGGAATTGGTGGCCAGCTTGCCAACGGCGAACCTCATGATGGCAGAGCTCCAGACTACGATGACTGGACAACTCCAACTAAAAATGGGTACCATGGTTTAAATGGCGATATTCTTTTATGGAATCCTATTTTAGAACAAGCTTTTGAGATCTCATCGATGGGAATTCGAGTGGATAAAGAGGCTTTGTTAAAGCAACTTAAAATTAAAGGTGAAGAAAAACGAACCAAACTAATGTTTCACAAAAAACTACTTGATGGTAAATTACCCTACTCAATTGGCGGAGGAATTGGACAATCGCGCCTGTGCATGTTTTTATTACAAAAAGCACATATTGGCGAAGTTCAATCGAGTATATGGCCCGAGGAACTAAGAAACACTTGCAAAAAAGCTGGTATACTTTTCTTATAAATCAAATAGGTATAAAAAAGAGTTCCTTTAGGGGAGCTCTTTTATGTCTCCAATTAAGCTAAATTATACCTACTACTTTATGAATATTGAAGTAGTAATTTTTCCCTTCTTTTTTTGCTGCAATTTCCTATTTTATGAATTTTATTAAAAACTAAAAGCCATAGCAAATACATAAAATAGAAAAAAATAAATCTTGAGCATATTTATACATATTAGCTGAAACAAAAACACCAAAAAGTAAGTAATTACTATTATACTTAACACCCAACAAAACATGGATAAAAAAAGAATAGCTTACTGCGGAATTGATTGTTCCATCTGTCCGGTTTATGTTGCTACCCAAAAGCATCAGGAAAAAGCCAGAATTAGGATTGCCAAACTATGGTCTGATGAAAATCACGAATACGAAGCTTGCGAAATTACCTGTAAAGGATGCCGTGAACCCTGGGGCAAAAAATTTCAGCATTGCCAAGACTGCGCGGTGAGAGCTTGTGCTCGAAAAAAACTAATAAAAACCTGTGCCGAATGTGAAGAATATCCTTGTGATAAACTAAATAAGCTACACAAATCATTAGATAAAAAAATTGCAAGAATAAACTTAGATCATTTATGTAACAATTGTACTATCGATTAATTTGAATATTTGCATAGCCCACACAAGTTCTATGCATTTATTTTACTGACACTTGCAAAGCTTTTGTTAATACATATATTTTACAAAAAATATATTTTCGTAATGGAAATAAACTTATAAACTTAATAAAGTTTCTTATCTAATATAAAGGCTTAACTACATAAAATGTTTCATGTTTTTTTCTAGTTCTCTTGATATTCGTTCAAAAACCAAATCGAATTCGCCCACACCATCGATCTTTTTTACGCCATGCAGTTGATTATATTTTTCAATTACCGGAACAGTTTTATTTTCATGTTCTTGCAATCGCTTTACAATTTTTGAGGTATCGCTATCGTAAGGCATACATCTATTGGTTTTACTTCTGGTATCTAAACGATTAATTAGTTCCAAAGTAGGTACTTCAATTTCTATTATCTTAGAAATTTGAGAACCATGTTTTTTTAGCAAACCATCAAGAATATAAGATTGCACAAGAGTACGCGGAAAACCTTTAAATATAAAGCCTCTTACTCCATTAGAATTTTCAATTTTCTTCTCTATCAATTGAACTACAATTTCGTCGGGAACCAATTCCCCATTTTCATACAATTCGACAATACGTTTTCCCAGCTCCGATTTATTCTTAATTTCATTTTCGAGCATTTGTCCGGTAGCTACATACTCCAAACCAAATTTCTTAGCCAAAGCAATTCCCTGCGAACCTCTTCCCGATCCTGGATAACCAAACAATACAACATTAAATAAACTTTTAGCCAGCTCATTATTTATAATTTTCTGGATATCAAGACTTACAATATCAATAGGCTGATTTCCATCTAATCCAAAATAAATGCCCTTGTCCTTGTAAAATTGTAGAACAGGCATAGTTTTATCCTGATATTCTGCTAAACGATTTCTAATAACAACCTCATTATCGTCCGATCGACCAGATGTTTTACCCCGATTAAGCAAACGATCCACCGAAACTTCTTCTTGCACTTCAAGACTAATTAAACAATTAAGCGAAGTATTTAATTTTATCATTAAACCTTCCAATATGTAGGCTTGAATATAAGTTCTGGGAAAACCATCGAATAAAAAACCACTTGCATCTGGATTTTCGGTAATTGTTTTCTCAATAATCTGAACAATAATCTCATCAGAAACTAAACCTCCCGCAGCTATAATTCCCTGAGCAGCTATACCCAATTTACTTTTTTCTTTTATTTCTTTACGTAATAAATCACCTGTTGAAATATAAAATAAATTATACTTCTCTATTAAAAATTCCGATTGAGTTCCTTTTCCTGCTCCCGGAGGACCAAACAATGCAACATTAAGCATAGGCTTACAATTAAAAGTTAGTTTACAATTACAATGTAACATTTATAGCAGTTAAGCACAAAATTTTTTGATACCTAACTCAATTTTAATATTTATATTTTTAACAGGAAAACTTATTCTATTTGGAATTGTTTTAATTAAAGAAGATATTCGCATTTAGAATGAACAAATCACAATATGAGTAATAAAATATTAAACGGAGAAGAACTTCACGAGTTAGGAATTAAGTGGGTTTACAAACATATAAAAAACGAATTCGAAGTTGTTTCGGTAAATATCGAATTTGAAAAAAACCCGCAAATATTAGCTAAGAAAAACGATGAAATGCATTTTATCGTTGTAAAAACAAGTACTTACCCAGATATTGGATCGTTAAGCCCGCTTGCTGCCGAGGAAATTATTAAGCATGCCAATAAACACAAAGCTAAAATTCTTTTTGCACATGTGGGAATTGCAAATGCCGATGCTGAAAATGAACATGGAATGCAATTCCCTGAAAAAGATGGTCATTACTATTTTAATTATACCGGATTAAGTATTGAACCAAATATTCTTACTGATCCGAATAACAATTAACCTATTGTAATAAGATGGCCTTAAAAGATGATTTCAAAAAAATAAGACATGAATACGGAAAAACTCAACTGCTAGAATCTGAAATTAGCAAAAACCCTTTTGTACAGTTTTCCAATTGGTTTCGTTATGCTTTGAACGAAAATATTCCCGATGCAAATGCAATGACATTAGCTACAGTTTCGCCTTCGGGTAAACCTTCTGCGCGAATACTATTACTTAAAAACTTTGATGAGAATGGCTTTTGCTTTTTCAGCAATTACAATAGCAGAAAAGGTATTGAGTTAGAACAAAACAGCTATGCTGCCGTAGTGTTTTTTTGGCCAAAATTAGAAAGACAAATTAGAATTGAAGGGATAGTTGGAAAATTACCACCAAGCATATCAGACACATATTTTTCTGAAAGACCTTTAGGGAGTAGAGTAGCTGCAGCTATTTCTCCTCAAAGCAAAGAAATAGAGAATAGAGAATATCTTGAAAAGTTAATTATAGATTTTAATTCTTTGAATAAGGAAAAAATTCAAAGACCTGTTTTTTGGGGCGGATATAGACTAATTCCAGAGCTTTTTGAGTTTTGGCAAGGTCGCGAAAATCGATTAAACGACAGAATTGAATACTTTTTAGATAAAAACGTATGGAGAACAAGAAGACTTGCTCCATAGGTAAATAATACGTTCATATAATAAAACTAAAATACTCCTTTTTTAAGCTTATCTTAAAGTAAAATAATGAATTAGATAATGAGAAAAATTTACATATCCGATTACTTTTCTCATTTAATAAATTA
This genomic interval from uncultured Marinifilum sp. contains the following:
- a CDS encoding isochorismate synthase, with product MDSLQLINNKRIDILRKYINKNVSFFAYSLPETKEIIAGVQTKQMPETYEELSDLEGLEGFAIAPFDKNGPQKAYFIRNDINFEHPFTANFDSIEDFVAEESNLHQSSREEYAEQINCMLNELKQKKLDKVILSRIYLLNKEGRENAISYFLKLNEAYPSAFVSIFNIPKVGLWIGASPERLISANGNKLETVALAATQKLGKRAVDEVVWETKEIEEQAYVSKYIDDLLEKSEISDYKRTGPFTSRAGNVVHLKSSYQINDNLNFKQKTNFAQCLHPTPAVCGLPKEKAMNLIRSIESHKREYYAGYLGPINSEENLSLFVNLRCMRVFENKMALYVGGGITAESNPEKEWDETCFKAQTLLNVIK
- a CDS encoding hotdog fold thioesterase; translated protein: MINKTETLDILNKMCSDTLMEHLGIIYTEVGDDYLVAEMEVTSNHWQPMKILHGGATIALAESTGSALSVIHTDLKTYDVKGMEINVNHIRSIRKGKVTARAKFIHRGKMTHIVEINVVNEQQKLISVCRLTNVIIKK
- a CDS encoding cold shock domain-containing protein, giving the protein MPTGTVKFFNESKGFGFIKNSETQEDIFVHVTGLIDKIDQGDNVTYDVVEGKKGLNAVNVKID
- the asnA gene encoding aspartate--ammonia ligase, coding for MKNLIIPKGYKSSLNPEATEKAIKFIKDQFQLQLSSELKLRRVTAPMIVMKGTGLNDDLNGIERPVSFPIKGLADQTAEVVHSLAKWKRYMLGELQIPAGKGIYTDMNALRPDEDFTNLHSIYVDQWDWEKSINKEERQLEFLKQNVKQIYASLKRTEYLLNEYYPALKPQLPETITFIHAEDLLADYPELSSKERESTVAKKFGAVFIMGIGGQLANGEPHDGRAPDYDDWTTPTKNGYHGLNGDILLWNPILEQAFEISSMGIRVDKEALLKQLKIKGEEKRTKLMFHKKLLDGKLPYSIGGGIGQSRLCMFLLQKAHIGEVQSSIWPEELRNTCKKAGILFL
- a CDS encoding DUF3795 domain-containing protein; protein product: MDKKRIAYCGIDCSICPVYVATQKHQEKARIRIAKLWSDENHEYEACEITCKGCREPWGKKFQHCQDCAVRACARKKLIKTCAECEEYPCDKLNKLHKSLDKKIARINLDHLCNNCTID
- a CDS encoding adenylate kinase yields the protein MLNVALFGPPGAGKGTQSEFLIEKYNLFYISTGDLLRKEIKEKSKLGIAAQGIIAAGGLVSDEIIVQIIEKTITENPDASGFLFDGFPRTYIQAYILEGLMIKLNTSLNCLISLEVQEEVSVDRLLNRGKTSGRSDDNEVVIRNRLAEYQDKTMPVLQFYKDKGIYFGLDGNQPIDIVSLDIQKIINNELAKSLFNVVLFGYPGSGRGSQGIALAKKFGLEYVATGQMLENEIKNKSELGKRIVELYENGELVPDEIVVQLIEKKIENSNGVRGFIFKGFPRTLVQSYILDGLLKKHGSQISKIIEIEVPTLELINRLDTRSKTNRCMPYDSDTSKIVKRLQEHENKTVPVIEKYNQLHGVKKIDGVGEFDLVFERISRELEKNMKHFM
- the pdxH gene encoding pyridoxamine 5'-phosphate oxidase, with product MALKDDFKKIRHEYGKTQLLESEISKNPFVQFSNWFRYALNENIPDANAMTLATVSPSGKPSARILLLKNFDENGFCFFSNYNSRKGIELEQNSYAAVVFFWPKLERQIRIEGIVGKLPPSISDTYFSERPLGSRVAAAISPQSKEIENREYLEKLIIDFNSLNKEKIQRPVFWGGYRLIPELFEFWQGRENRLNDRIEYFLDKNVWRTRRLAP